Below is a genomic region from Fusarium oxysporum Fo47 chromosome XI, complete sequence.
TCGTGGAAAAAATGAGGGTGTGATAGGGTGTTCTGATTTTCTCTCCCTCCATCTCCCTGGATGGTTTGAGATATGGAGGGAATAAAACTGACAGAGAATGATTGGAAAATGGGCAAGCTCGTTGGAAAAAGTGGCATGTAGTCTTGAAGTTGCGGCCtcatatcatcatcagatTGCGTGAAAGGGGGGGTCCGACGTTATACAGCTGGGAGGAGTCACAACCAGTTCTAGTACCTACAGGTAGTGCAATTATCGAACGACGTCGACAATAGGGCATGCGTGTTCGCATTGCAATCATGCATCCCCTAGATGTCGACTACCCGGCCGAAAGACGGCATTTTGATCAGATCATTCGCAGTTGTGAGGCCGAACAATGTCGACGGAGGGAAGTGAAGGCTGCCGAGATAAGCAGAGTGGCTTCCCAATTCATAAAATCTCAGGCGACGCCACACTCGACAGATGGCGATGAAGGGTGAGTAGCCCGAAGTTAACGCTGATAAGAGTGAGGAGCGCAGGGTTATGAAGTCGGGATTGTGCtggcatgatgatgacgcTGGATTGGGCACGCGTAAGTGGCCAGGATGACACCATAATGACACCTGCACCCTCTCCTTTCTCTAGCGTAGTGTCGATTCTTGAATGCACGCCTGATGAAACCAGTTCAAGTCCTCGCGGATATCCACGGCTACCAAACTTGCATACGTCTTGCGCCCCGGTCTCGAAGATGAGAACAGAGCCTTCCAATAAAAAATGCTGCATGATTGCCAGGATTGATCGACTTATGCCCCAGCATTGCGCCACAGCAACACCGGAAATCTCCAAGCGAGGGGTTTACGGTGCGAATGGTGGCACTCCCACGGTCCTTAGCGATGATCAACACTTATTGAAGACATAACACGATTGCTGACTCCTAATTTCAGTAACTCTCAACTTGACGAAGAATCCTGGGGCAACATTGAGATGCATGAGTGCTGTGAGGTCTGGGTTTAGTACGTGATCGACAGCCGAGAGCCCAATCAACAATCAACGGGGTTTAGCCAGATCTTCAGGTGGCGTTAAAACTAGCCACTGAAGCCATGCTTGGGTAACAACATTTCCAATTGTTCCCCCGAAGCGTCTACCTCTCACTTTTGATCTTCGGTAGGCTGGACTGCTCCATGGTGAATGGCTAGCTTTCAACATTTTTGATATCTTATCACTCATCTACCTCTGTAAGTGGCAGTATAAGAACATTTGTGATCCTCGCTTACTATCCCCGCTTCTCTTGGCCCTTATTCTCACGGGTTTCCTAGGAAGTTGTTTACATTATGAGCAAGTCCCATCGCAACATGCCCGAACTGGGCATTGGCGACTTTTACTTCACCCTAACTTCACAAGACGAAAGCCCCTCCGTGATATCGCTCATTGAGACCCTCGGCTTAGAACCACACATTGAAGGTGGCTACTTTAAAGAAACCGACGTTTCCGTCGCCTCCATTTCTTCACCATATCCTCCTGAACCCCTATCTGAGGAGACTCTTTGCCTGACGGATGGTCTTCGTTCCGACCTCGGACCCCTGTTCCGCAGACTTTCGACCACCATTTACTACTATCTCACACCCAACCGCCCACAGTGTTATCCCCACCGTACCCGCAGCCGCATAATCCATTCGCTTCATCTGGGCCGCGGTCGGTATGTGCTCATCAGCCCCGACGGACATGTTGAGACATATGTCGTGGGACGCAATCTTGAGATGGGCGAACGGCTTCAATGGGTTATTGAAGGAGGTGTCTGGCAGGCCAGTTACCTGCTTGATGTCGAGGATGGCGAGAACGAGGGACTGTTGATTTCCGAAACTGTCGTGCCAGGGTTCGAATACGCTGACCAGGAGTTTCTGTCTGAGGCGggtttgagaagcttggtaCAGGCTGACCAAGCAAGGAAGCTAGAGTGGTTAGTCCGAAAGTGCGACAAGGTCCATGACAAACCTGATAGCAAACCGGGAGCGAAGCACAGTGTCTAAGAAAATCCGGGTTAACGACAGCAGAGACTATCCTCCCTCCACCATAGTGCCGCCAAGGAGAGCTGAGCTGTAAATACTTAACCCGAAGGTTATAGGACGAGAGCATTAACAGGATAAGTGTATGTTTAAATATCTATCTTTTGTGTGCCATATGACTTGTTGTCGTTGATACAATCATTGCAGTTCAGACAAGCTGATATCTCGGCACCCACGCCCACACGCTAGCCGACCTTGATGCTGGTGAATTGGCTTCCAATGTGAATGAAATGTCTAGTGGTGTCTTATGAAGAATTTAAGTATGAATGGTCAAGGTTACTAAGGCAAGGCATTAGAATACCATGACCTTGAATACCCGGCCATCTCTTGTTTCAACCTCCGGTCGCCGAGTAAAGGTCTGAACCACAAACTTCACAGGCAACGATCATATGCTAATATTTTAGTCGGCCGAAGGTCTCTGTTTAAACTGAAAACCAGTATAGGTGCTATTGTTTCGAGTAATGGCAGAGGCAAGACTTGCTATAATCCGTCTAGGATTGTCTCATTTCGATCGAGGGAATACCTCATGCCCTTCAAAGCCTTCCGGATATATAACTTTTCAAACTGCGAGTACTGGCTGCAAGAGAGTTGCATGGCAATGTCAGATACACTGGTGATTAAATGGAGAATAAAGCACCTTGTATCAGGTGGTTGGCATGACCAACCTTGATGGAGGTCTGTAGGTGTGAGTTCTACCTCACTGGGTATGCCTGTCCGGATGCATCGTACGGCTACTCATACTACAAGGGGGTCTGAGGAGATTTTATGCCGTAAACAGAAAGTCTCTCAACCATTTGATGAACGCTGGGGCAGTTACCAAAAGTGGGAATCAAATAGTAGAATAACATACGAAATGAAACTCTGCTTCAACAACGCAAGAGGAACGGGGAGGAATTTGAGTTATAAGAAACTATGATGTGTGTATCTACAAATAAAAACAACCAATGTCCCGGTCTTAAGTTACCCagtaaagagaaagattTAGAGCACATCATAGGTGAGAAAACTGCGCGAGCTGGCTTGATTTATTGCTTCTGCCGCCTTTCGTTcctcctttctttttttgttttCATTGGCTTGAATACAACCTCTGCTACTACTCACAACCTTTCCACCACTCAACAAACTCCCTTCTCCTCTCCGTAAATCTCCTCCACCACGTTTCTCATGTTACTAGAAAAGATGTCATAGATAGTGAGGCTCAGACCCGGTTACCATCTATGCTGGCTTGCAACTAAAAGCAAGTGCCTCTGCCATCTAGCCGTCCAACCTCAAACAAGTTGAAGTCTTTCATATACAGCGTGTTAGCATGAAGAAGGCGTGGAATGTGAATTCCTCCGGGCTTCTATCTGGATGTGGCTCAATGTTTTCCTTATGACGTCGCATTCATCCTTTCAAAGCCTCCTCTATAATCCGAGCCGCTGCCATCACAAGGCTCTCATGTAATCGTGGAGCAACCACCTGAATCCCAACCGGCATCCTCTCTGATGTCGCTGCTGAGTACTGACGATATATTTGTGCCTCAGTCTCATTCTTCGGCTCATACACTTCCTTAG
It encodes:
- a CDS encoding RmlC-like cupin domain-containing protein, whose protein sequence is MPELGIGDFYFTLTSQDESPSVISLIETLGLEPHIEGGYFKETDVSVASISSPYPPEPLSEETLCLTDGLRSDLGPLFRRLSTTIYYYLTPNRPQCYPHRTRSRIIHSLHLGRGRYVLISPDGHVETYVVGRNLEMGERLQWVIEGGVWQASYLLDVEDGENEGLLISETVVPGFEYADQEFLSEAGLRSLVQADQARKLEWLVRKCDKVHDKPDSKPGAKHSV